One segment of Salvia splendens isolate huo1 chromosome 20, SspV2, whole genome shotgun sequence DNA contains the following:
- the LOC121782680 gene encoding lysine histidine transporter-like 8, which produces MIIVPSLLSTYIIPFPTNRVRKRLSEMVENGAAAPPIDGGEISPAAAAPNPMQSQYNSPSLSRKPLLMIEHPKAKAKAKTPNFMTPLGSPIRRAMKMTRLDPQDAWLPITESRNGNAFYAAFHTLCAGIGIQALVIPVAFTILGWSWGIISLTVAFVWQLYTFWLLTNLHESTETGMRYSRYLQLFDAIFGEKMGKIFALFPILYLSGGTCVALIVVGGSTSKLFYQIVCGGGGCPKDPLTMVEWYLVFTSAAVLVSQLPNLNSIAGVSLIGAVTAVGYCTMMWSVSVTEGRLPGVSYDRVKPNTNTEWFFGLLNAFGIIAFAFRGHNVTLEIQGTMPSSEKKPSREPMWRGIQGAYIVIALCLFPIAIGGYWAYGNKIPENGGMLAAIYAFHGRDTSQSVLGLISLFVIINAVSSFQIYGMPMFDDVESKITKRLKRPLPWWLRVISRFMFGYGCFFVAVAIPFLGSMAGLIGGIAVPVTFVYPSLMWIKVKKPQRHGFMWCLNWGLAIAGILLTVLLVAAGIYVVIDTGVEISFFKPH; this is translated from the exons ATGATTATAG TCCCCTCACTACTATCTACATATATCATCCCATTTCCCACAAATCGAGTGAGAAAACGATTGTCGGAGATGGTAGAGAATGGCGCAGCAGCTCCGCCGATAGATGGGGGCGAGATATCACCGGCCGCGGCGGCTCCAAACCCCATGCAGAGTCAGTACAACTCGCCCTCTCTCTCGAGGAAGCCGCTGCTGATGATCGAACACCCAAAGGCGAAGGCGAAGGCGAAGACGCCTAATTTCATGACCCCGTTGGGCAGTCCGATCCGAAGGGCGATGAAGATGACGAGGCTTGACCCTCAGGACGCTTGGCTTCCCATCACGGAATCGAGAAACGGTAACGCCTTTTACGCGGCCTTTCACACGCTCTGCGCCGGCATCGGAATCCAGGCGCTCGTCATCCCCGTTGCCTTCACAATTCTTGGATG GAGTTGGGGAATCATAAGTTTGACAGTGGCATTTGTATGGCAACTATACACTTTCTGGCTTTTGACCAATCTCCATGAATCCACGGAAACCGGAATGCGCTACAGCCGATATCTCCAACTCTTCGATGCTATCTTTG GAGAGAAGATGGGGAAGATATTTGCATTGTTTCCGATCCTGTACTTATCCGGCGGCACGTGTGTAGCCTTGATTGTTGTGGGCGGCTCCACCTCCAAGCTCTTCTATCAAATAGTttgcggcggcggaggctgCCCCAAAGATCCTCTGACAATGGTGGAGTGGTACCTCGTGTTCACATCGGCGGCAGTGCTTGTGTCGCAGCTGCCCAATCTGAACTCTATTGCGGGGGTGTCGCTGATCGGGGCAGTGACGGCGGTCGGGTATTGCACGATGATGTGGTCCGTGTCGGTGACGGAGGGGCGGCTCCCGGGCGTGTCGTACGACCGTGTCAAGCCGAATACTAACACGGAGTGGTTCTTTGGGCTTCTAAATGCCTTTGGTATCATCGCTTTTGCCTTTAGAGGCCATAACGTTACTCTTGAGATCCAG GGAACTATGCCATCAAGTGAGAAGAAGCCATCTCGTGAGCCCATGTGGAGAGGGATCCAAGGAGCATATATCGTGATCGCGTTGTGCCTATTTCCTATTGCAATCGGCGGGTATTGGGCGTATGGCAATAAG ATACCAGAAAACGGAGGCATGTTGGCGGCAATATACGCTTTCCACGGCCGCGACACGTCTCAATCGGTCCTGGGGCTAATAAGCCTATTCGTGATCATCAATGCGGTGAGCTCATTCCAGATATACGGAATGCCAATGTTCGATGATGTGGAGTCGAAGATCACCAAGAGGCTGAAGAGGCCGCTGCCGTGGTGGCTAAGGGTGATCTCGAGGTTCATGTTCGGGTACGGGTGCTTCTTCGTGGCGGTGGCCATCCCCTTTCTAGGGAGCATGGCGGGGTTGATTGGTGGGATTGCAGTTCCGGTGACGTTCGTATATCCGAGTTTGATGTGGATTAAGGTGAAGAAGCCGCAGAGACATGGCTTCATGTGGTGCCTCAATTGGGGGCTAGCCATTGCTGGGATTTTGCTCACTGTCTTACTTGTTGCTGCTGGTATATATGTTGTTATTGACACTGGGGTTGAAATTAGCTTCTTCAAGCCTCACTAA
- the LOC121780851 gene encoding uncharacterized protein LOC121780851, producing the protein MITRSKLAEQLREYQTRSKHDWPSFSLFSSTSNLASSRVDVAIFVIWELVILAIFVFSVVSLYFRHLRLAVLLLCITLVSVLCMKITKQVRLARKKQRRMLLPLSM; encoded by the exons ATGATAACGCGATCGAAGTTGGCGGAGCAGCTTAGAGAGTATCAGACTCGATCCAAGCACGATTGGCCTTCCTTTTCCTTATTCTCCTCCACCTCCAATCTCGCCTCTTCTAG GGTAGATGTTGCAATCTTTGTCATATGGGAGCTTGTCATTTTAGCAATCTTCGTCTTCTCAGTTGTTTCGTTATATTTTAGGCATTTAAGGCTAGCTGTGCTTTTGCTGTGTATTACACTAGTATCGGTTTTATGTATGAAAATCACAAAGCAAGTTAGACTGGCTCGGAAGAAGCAGCGGAGGATGCTTTTACCATTGTCTATGTAG